From the Theobroma cacao cultivar B97-61/B2 chromosome 2, Criollo_cocoa_genome_V2, whole genome shotgun sequence genome, one window contains:
- the LOC18609031 gene encoding adenylyl-sulfate kinase 3: protein MTVVRELEDESAREIVKLFVDAGLIYITSLISPYRKDHDSCRAMLLDTNFIKARLLEDVFMNMPLELCKARDSKSCLKLARAGKIKGFTSIDNPYEPPQNCEVQIQQKDGDCPTPGVMAREVVSYSEEKGYLQHHL from the exons GGGAAATAGTAAAGCTCTTCGTAGATGCTGGTTTAATCTACATTACCAGTCTAATATCTCCATATAGGAAAGACCATGACTCATGTCGTGCTATGTTGCTTGATACTAATTTTATAAAGGCAAGGCTCCTTGAGGATG TTTTTATGAACATGCCTCTAGAATTGTGTAAGGCGAGAGATTCAAAAAGCTGTCTCAAGCTTGCACGTGCTGGAAAGATTAAAG GTTTTACTAGCATAGATAATCCTTATGAGCCACCCCAGAACTGTGAGGTAC AAATACAGCAAAAAGATGGAGATTGCCCCACACCAGGTGTTATGGCGAGGGAAGTAGTTTCTTACTCGGAAGAGAAAGGGTATCTGCAACATCATTTATAA
- the LOC18609030 gene encoding probable disease resistance protein At5g63020 — MRYVFIYKKNVDKFENKLEVLKAKRTSVQLEVDVADRKGEKIKPDVELWCKTVDKVINEDVKKMKDLEDKAKNNFKSRYQISKKAEEGVAAVDDLIQQYCQFNGAGYRDVLEAPKCAASKNYKAFDLRKEVLDGVIEVLKDSAISTVGVYGTGGVGKSTLVNQVTVQVEEDNLFDWVVKTTKEKKILIVLDDIWARLDLEEVGIPFGDQHEGCKILLTSRNQDLLINEIGVKNTFAIDVLNETEAWDLFKEMVENNFEDLELRSVATEVTKKCEGLPVARALKSKDMYAWKDASLKLQSPSPSSFTGIPATLYSAIKLSYNSLEVRNTDRLSCFAVY, encoded by the exons ATGAGATATGTATTCATCTACAAGAAAAATGTTGACAAGTTCGAGAATAAACTTGAGGTGTTGAAAGCAAAAAGAACAAGTGTGCAGCTAGAGGTCGATGTTGCAGACAGGAAAGGGGAGAAGATAAAACCGGACGTCGAGCTTTGGTGCAAGACAGTGGATAAGGTAATCAATGAAGATgtgaagaaaatgaaggatCTTGAAGACAAAGCAAAAAACAACTTCAAGTCTCGCTACCAGATTAGCAAGAAAGCAGAAGAAGGTGTCGCGGCTGTTGACGATCTTATCCAACAGTACTGTCAATTTAACGGAGCGGGATACCGTGATGTTCTAGAAGCCCCCAAGTGTGCAGCTTCTAAAAATTATAAGGCTTTTGATTTAAGAAAGGAGGTTTTGGACGGAGTTATAGAGGTATTAAAAGATTCTGCCATCAGCACGGTAGGGGTGTACGGGACGGGTGGTGTGGGCAAATCCACACTAGTCAATCAAGTTACCGTACAAGTTGAAGAGGATAACTTATTTGACTGGGTGGTTAAAACAACT aaagagaagaagattCTCATtgttttagatgatatttgggCGAGACTAGATCTAGAAGAAGTCGGAATTCCTTTTGGAGATCAACACGAGGGATGCAAGATACTGCTGACGTCAAGAAATCAAGATCTTCTAATCAATGAGATAGGTGTTAAGAATACTTTTGCAATCGATGTTTTGAATGAAACAGAAGCTTGGGACCTGTTTAAGGAGATGGTTGAGAACAATTTTGAAGATCTTGAGTTACGATCTGTAGCAACTGAGGTAACCAAAAAGTGTGAAGGATTGCCAGTCGCAAGAGCTTTGAAAAGCAAAGATATGTATGCATGGAAGGATGCTTCTTTGAAACTTCAGAGTCCTTCTCCAAGCAGCTTCACAGGGATACCAGCAACTTTATATTCAGCTATAAAGCTGAGTTACAATTCTTTGGAAGTGAGGAACACAGACAGACTTTCTTGCTTTGCGGTCTACTAG